Within Alteromonas sp. LMIT006, the genomic segment CACAATAGAAACTTTTCAACATCGTTACGAAAACGCGTATAAGTATGCTCAGATTTATTGCGTCCGATATAGAGCAAAAAATCTTTGCACCAATGCCAGTGTTGCACACGCCATGCAGGGCCACTTGTGACAAAATCATTCAGCATTGGATAATCATCAAGTGACATTACTTGAAGCTCTGAAAATGTCGGGTATAAAGGTGTTGGTTGAGGCTTAGGCATAATTTGTATTGCATTGCTTAATTATGGTCATAAACGCATGATAATCTATCTTGGGCACTATGTCTAATACTAAAGAGTATTAGACATAGTGAGATGTATTTATTACTTACAAAACCCCCATCCTGGTATAGGCTTATAAAAGCCACAAACCAAGTGACGCAAACAAAAATGGTCTTCACCCTACAGGCGCAGCAATCTTGAACAGTTAGCCTCGAGTGGGTAAAATCTTGGCTGAATCTAGGAAGATTTAGCGATTTTGTTCCGATTTCCCATGCACCGTTTCGAGCAATATTTTACGTTCTCCCAATCTCGCTCCCACTTTTTGCGCCAGGTAAAGGGCCGTTGACAGACGGGGCACATCTTGGTCGGTAGATTAGACTTTTTCATGGTTATCCAATTTGGTTAAAAACGTTTGTGCATCATTTTGGATTTGGATCACCTTGGTTTCGTCCATTTTGTTTAGCGTGTTATAAATCATGCCCATACGGTGATTAGATTTAAGCGTTTCACGATTGCGGATCAAAAAATCCCAATACAAATAATTAAATGGACAGGCGGTGTCGCCCGTTTTTTCTTTGACGTTGTAATGACAGCCTTGGCAATAATTGGACATTTTGTTGATATACGCCCCGCTGGCCGCATAAGGCTTTGATGCCAATACTCCCCCGTCGGCAAACAATACCATGCCAGACACATTCGGCATTTCGACCCATTCATACGCATCAGCATAAACAAGCAAATACCAGTTGTTGACTTCTTCTGGCGCGAGACCGGCGACTAACGCGAAATTCCCTAATACCATAAGGCGTTGAATGTGATGTGCATACGCATTGTCTGCCGTCTCCTGCACGCATTGTTTTAAACAATTCATATTGGTATCGGCGGTCCAATAAAAATCTGGTAACGCGCGAGTGGCATTCAGAAAATTTTCTTTTTCATAGCCTGGCATTTTGAACCAGTACAAACCACGCACATATTCACGCCAGCCGATAACCTGACGAATGAACCCTTCAACGGCGTTTAATGGGGCATTACCTGCGTGATATTCCGCTTCCACCGCTTGCACAATTTCATCCGCCGTTAATAAACCCGCATTCAAATACAAGGCAATGTGTGAGTGAAACATCCACGGTTCGCCTTGTGCCATGGCGTCTTGATAATCCCCGAAAAGTGCTAAGCGTTCATGAATAAAGGCCTCAAGCACTTTCAGAGCGTCTTCACGAGTCACGGCATAAT encodes:
- a CDS encoding DUF2256 domain-containing protein, which produces MKKSNLPTKMCPVCQRPFTWRKKWERDWENVKYCSKRCMGNRNKIAKSS
- a CDS encoding cryptochrome/photolyase family protein codes for the protein MGAIRLILGDQLTQHITALDGIDEQNDVILLAEVRSEATYVKHHKKKIAYLFSAMRHFAQGLRDKGYRVHYTDYLSNDNAGSLADEVALRVQQYQCNEVICTFPGEYRVLADMQSWSERLSMPVDIRDDTRFIASVEEFAHWAKGKKQLRMEFFYREMRKKLNSLMTPEGQPEGGKWNYDAQNRKALPKTLRVPPPTQFAPDAITQDVLNLVEHEFADHFGKLDSFHYAVTREDALKVLEAFIHERLALFGDYQDAMAQGEPWMFHSHIALYLNAGLLTADEIVQAVEAEYHAGNAPLNAVEGFIRQVIGWREYVRGLYWFKMPGYEKENFLNATRALPDFYWTADTNMNCLKQCVQETADNAYAHHIQRLMVLGNFALVAGLAPEEVNNWYLLVYADAYEWVEMPNVSGMVLFADGGVLASKPYAASGAYINKMSNYCQGCHYNVKEKTGDTACPFNYLYWDFLIRNRETLKSNHRMGMIYNTLNKMDETKVIQIQNDAQTFLTKLDNHEKV